The Alteripontixanthobacter sp. genome has a window encoding:
- the era gene encoding GTPase Era, producing the protein MTETPPETAPQTPTGTSAGTRCGVVAVIGAPNAGKSTLVNQLVGQKVAITSAKAQTTRARMLGIALHGNTQMILVDTPGIFSPRRKLDRAMVSAAWEGASEADAVVLLVDPIKQRRHELEPLLEALEKRPERKIMVLNKVDRAPKEPLLALAQELGAKLDFSEVFFVSALTGDGVPEMKDALAQLMPGGAWMYPEDQVSNASERLLATEITREQLYRQLHEELPYDTAVRPESYTQRKDGSVEIRQQIVVARDSQKSIVLGKGGQRIKAIGEAARTELAELLGQKVHLFLHVKHAENWDQDKEMYEEMGLEWKG; encoded by the coding sequence TTGACCGAAACACCGCCCGAAACGGCCCCCCAAACACCCACCGGAACATCCGCCGGAACCCGCTGCGGTGTGGTTGCCGTAATCGGCGCGCCCAATGCGGGCAAATCCACGTTGGTGAACCAGTTGGTCGGACAAAAGGTCGCCATTACCAGCGCCAAGGCGCAAACCACCCGCGCCCGGATGCTGGGTATCGCGCTGCACGGCAATACGCAGATGATCCTGGTCGATACGCCGGGAATCTTCTCGCCCCGCCGCAAGCTCGACCGCGCGATGGTCAGCGCGGCATGGGAAGGCGCGAGCGAGGCCGATGCGGTTGTCCTGCTGGTCGATCCGATCAAGCAGCGCCGCCACGAGCTGGAGCCACTGCTGGAGGCGCTGGAGAAGCGGCCCGAGCGCAAGATCATGGTGCTCAACAAGGTCGATCGCGCGCCCAAGGAGCCGCTGCTGGCGCTGGCGCAGGAACTGGGCGCGAAGCTGGATTTTTCGGAGGTGTTCTTCGTGTCCGCATTGACCGGCGACGGGGTGCCGGAGATGAAGGATGCGCTGGCGCAGCTGATGCCCGGGGGCGCCTGGATGTACCCGGAAGATCAGGTCAGCAACGCTTCGGAACGCCTGCTCGCCACGGAAATCACGCGCGAGCAGCTATACCGCCAATTGCACGAGGAATTGCCCTACGACACCGCCGTACGGCCGGAAAGCTATACCCAACGCAAGGATGGCAGCGTGGAAATCCGCCAGCAGATCGTGGTCGCCCGCGATAGCCAGAAGAGCATCGTGCTGGGCAAAGGCGGACAGCGGATCAAGGCCATCGGCGAAGCGGCCCGCACCGAGCTGGCCGAGCTTCTGGGGCAGAAAGTCCACTTGTTCCTGCACGTCAAACATGCGGAAAACTGGGATCAGGACAAGGAAATGTACGAGGAAATGGGGCTGGAGTGGAAGGGGTAG
- the rnc gene encoding ribonuclease III: protein MSGLAPETRDWLRKAGFAVQDEALWLEALTHGSKGEDRDYQRLEFLGDRVLGLAIADWLYERNRGAEGKLAQRLNALVSKSACAAVARDIGVADHMRLGKQARDEAAQHGDNLLGDVMESLLGASQREAGFDVTRDLIRQLWRSLVEGNAGKLKHPKSALQEWAAANNRATPSYETIDRSGPDHRANFKMRVSIAKVGEAQASASSKAEAETLAAKAFMEQFC from the coding sequence GTGAGCGGACTGGCGCCCGAAACGCGCGACTGGCTGCGCAAGGCGGGTTTCGCCGTGCAGGACGAGGCGCTGTGGCTGGAGGCGCTCACCCATGGCAGCAAGGGTGAGGACCGCGATTACCAGCGCTTGGAGTTCCTCGGCGACCGGGTGCTTGGCCTGGCGATTGCCGACTGGCTGTATGAGCGCAACCGGGGAGCCGAAGGCAAGCTGGCGCAGCGGCTAAACGCGCTGGTCAGCAAGAGCGCCTGCGCCGCCGTGGCACGCGATATCGGGGTGGCGGACCATATGCGTCTGGGCAAGCAGGCCCGCGACGAGGCGGCGCAGCATGGCGACAATCTGCTGGGCGATGTAATGGAATCGCTGCTCGGCGCGAGCCAGCGCGAGGCCGGTTTCGACGTGACGCGCGATCTGATCCGGCAGCTGTGGCGATCGCTGGTCGAAGGCAATGCGGGCAAGCTGAAGCACCCGAAAAGCGCGTTGCAGGAATGGGCGGCGGCCAATAACCGCGCCACGCCGAGTTACGAGACCATCGACCGCTCCGGCCCCGATCACCGCGCCAATTTCAAGATGCGCGTGAGCATTGCGAAGGTCGGGGAGGCGCAGGCCAGCGCATCGAGCAAGGCAGAGGCCGAAACCCTCGCCGCAAAAGCATTTATGGAGCAATTTTGTTGA
- the lepB gene encoding signal peptidase I, which yields MSEVVPTNETAATLKAQADDAAAEGETFGSFAKFVLKLVIAVLIFRIFLFSPFNIPSESMLPRLMNGDYLLASKWSYGFSKHSFWPVSPPWDGRILASQPERGDVVIFKHPVDGVDYIKRVIALPGDTIAMRDGVPILNGEALPREQMDDFIVHVSPNTSCAWGAVADTTAEGEDICRYRRYRETLPGGRTYQVLDFGTLPQDNYRPAVVGEGEMFLMGDNRDNSQDSRFRAQAGGGLAMVPQELLVGEAQVIVWSTDGGAEWIKPWTWFTAARWGRIGDGL from the coding sequence ATGAGCGAAGTGGTGCCCACCAATGAAACCGCCGCCACCCTCAAGGCGCAGGCGGATGACGCGGCGGCAGAGGGCGAGACATTCGGCAGTTTCGCGAAATTCGTGCTGAAGCTGGTGATCGCGGTGCTGATCTTCCGTATCTTCCTGTTCAGCCCGTTCAACATCCCCAGCGAAAGCATGCTGCCGCGCCTGATGAACGGCGATTACCTGCTCGCAAGCAAGTGGTCCTACGGCTTCTCGAAGCACTCGTTCTGGCCCGTCAGCCCGCCTTGGGATGGCCGCATCCTTGCCAGCCAGCCGGAGCGCGGCGATGTCGTCATTTTCAAGCATCCGGTCGACGGGGTGGATTATATCAAGCGGGTGATCGCCCTGCCCGGCGATACCATCGCCATGCGCGACGGCGTGCCGATCCTGAATGGCGAGGCCCTGCCGCGCGAACAGATGGATGATTTTATCGTTCACGTGTCGCCCAACACCTCCTGCGCATGGGGCGCGGTGGCGGATACCACCGCCGAGGGCGAGGATATCTGCCGCTATCGGCGTTACCGCGAGACCCTGCCGGGCGGGCGCACATACCAGGTGCTCGATTTCGGCACGCTGCCGCAGGATAATTATCGTCCGGCCGTGGTCGGCGAGGGCGAGATGTTCCTGATGGGCGACAATCGCGACAATTCGCAGGATAGCCGCTTTCGCGCACAGGCTGGCGGTGGGCTGGCGATGGTTCCGCAGGAATTGCTGGTAGGCGAGGCGCAAGTAATCGTGTGGTCCACCGATGGCGGGGCGGAATGGATCAAGCCGTGGACCTGGTTCACCGCCGCCCGCTGGGGCCGCATCGGCGACGGGCTGTGA
- the pgi gene encoding glucose-6-phosphate isomerase, which yields MNRAAQTQIDSAWEAIGNCPERKLTELFEGDGEARVKALSGRIEWGVSDGGGDQQAGILFDWSKTHLDECLLDGFEALAEASGFKKKRAALLSGEKVNNTEGRAAEHTAQRGMGADASVEEAQALHARMQMLVEAIHSGALGEVEHLIHIGIGGSALGPALAVRALTHDAVATGGPAVDVHVVSNIDGVALERAFAACNPATTMIAVASKTFTTIETMTNAASALKWLGEGGVDDPYGRVVALTASPDKAVEWGVDETRVLPFPESVGGRYSLWTSIGFPVAMATGWSDFAEMLEGAAAVDRHFASADGRANLPLLAAFADRYYTRVRGCQTRAVFAYDERAALFPDYLQQLEMESNGKRVTSAGDPVDEPTAAVTWGGVGTDAQHAVFQLLHQGTHLIPVDFIASIAPGDGLDPAHHRILLTNCFAQGAALMAGKSSEDGARDFPGDRPSATILCDDIDAATLGALIAFHEHRVFAGAVLMGINPFDQFGVELGKEMAKAIESGGGEFDASTQRLLGAAGL from the coding sequence ATGAATCGCGCCGCACAAACACAGATCGATTCAGCCTGGGAGGCTATCGGGAACTGTCCCGAGCGCAAGCTGACCGAATTGTTCGAAGGCGACGGCGAAGCGCGCGTAAAGGCGCTTTCGGGCCGGATCGAATGGGGCGTTTCCGATGGCGGGGGCGATCAACAGGCGGGCATCCTGTTCGACTGGTCCAAGACGCATCTGGACGAGTGCCTGCTGGACGGTTTCGAGGCGCTGGCCGAGGCGTCGGGCTTCAAGAAAAAGCGGGCGGCGCTGCTATCGGGCGAGAAGGTCAACAACACCGAAGGCCGCGCCGCCGAACATACCGCGCAGCGCGGAATGGGGGCGGATGCCTCGGTCGAGGAGGCGCAGGCGCTCCACGCCCGCATGCAGATGCTGGTCGAGGCGATCCATTCCGGCGCATTGGGTGAGGTCGAGCACCTGATCCATATCGGTATCGGCGGCAGCGCGCTCGGCCCGGCGCTGGCGGTCCGCGCGCTGACCCATGATGCGGTGGCAACGGGCGGTCCGGCGGTCGATGTCCATGTCGTCTCGAACATCGACGGTGTCGCGTTGGAGCGGGCGTTTGCGGCGTGCAATCCAGCCACCACCATGATTGCGGTAGCCTCCAAGACCTTCACCACGATTGAAACCATGACCAACGCTGCCAGCGCGCTTAAATGGCTGGGCGAGGGCGGGGTGGACGATCCCTATGGCCGCGTGGTCGCGCTGACCGCATCGCCCGACAAGGCGGTGGAATGGGGCGTGGATGAGACCCGCGTGCTGCCTTTCCCGGAAAGCGTCGGTGGGCGCTATTCGCTGTGGACGAGCATCGGCTTTCCCGTGGCGATGGCGACCGGGTGGAGCGATTTTGCCGAAATGCTGGAAGGCGCAGCGGCGGTGGACCGGCACTTCGCGTCGGCCGACGGGCGCGCAAACCTGCCGCTGCTCGCCGCCTTTGCGGATCGCTATTACACGCGGGTGCGCGGCTGCCAGACGCGGGCAGTGTTCGCCTATGACGAGCGTGCTGCGCTGTTCCCCGATTACCTCCAGCAGCTGGAAATGGAGAGCAATGGCAAGCGCGTGACCTCCGCCGGCGATCCGGTGGATGAACCGACCGCTGCGGTGACATGGGGCGGCGTTGGCACCGATGCGCAGCACGCGGTGTTCCAGCTACTCCACCAGGGCACGCATTTGATCCCGGTCGACTTCATCGCCAGCATCGCGCCGGGCGACGGGCTGGACCCGGCCCACCACCGCATCCTGCTCACCAATTGCTTCGCGCAAGGCGCCGCGCTGATGGCCGGTAAATCATCCGAAGATGGGGCGAGGGATTTTCCCGGAGACCGACCCAGCGCCACCATCCTTTGCGACGACATCGACGCCGCCACACTGGGCGCACTGATCGCCTTTCACGAACACCGCGTGTTTGCCGGCGCGGTGCTGATGGGGATCAATCCCTTCGACCAGTTCGGCGTGGAACTGGGTAAGGAGATGGCGAAAGCTATCGAGAGCGGCGGAGGGGAGTTCGACGCCAGTACGCAAAGGTTGTTGGGGGCGGCTGGATTATAG
- a CDS encoding restriction endonuclease, protein MASAPEFPLDLREMMHDCILEIFWPKKKISEFLIGVGCPESVIPNLQENSRHEIIVETFSQLGSRSDRGYRIFQTMLDRLQNWTYFDPYWFEKVEKLNERSARAKLETLRQSVLNRNLQVSRQQKQASTTKTQAAKSNDLSQLKNVFAKIYGTEMSAQARGRLFEDFLKLTFDKQGVQMGEPFRIIGEQIDGSFKFEGENYIVEAKWQDPSTATNQLYGFAFKVDGKMHGRGVFISVNGYSNESIKAVVHGKHIKTILIDGQDISFVLEGQISLAEMLDFKIRAAQTRGEVYVCALRRKSKV, encoded by the coding sequence ATGGCGAGTGCACCTGAATTTCCTCTCGATCTTAGAGAGATGATGCATGACTGCATTTTGGAAATTTTTTGGCCGAAAAAGAAGATATCGGAGTTTCTTATCGGGGTCGGATGCCCGGAAAGCGTCATTCCCAATCTTCAGGAGAACAGCAGACACGAGATTATTGTCGAGACATTCTCGCAGCTAGGCAGTCGCTCTGACCGTGGATACCGAATTTTTCAGACAATGCTTGATAGACTTCAGAACTGGACATACTTCGATCCTTATTGGTTCGAAAAAGTCGAAAAGCTGAACGAGAGATCGGCCCGAGCGAAGCTAGAGACTTTGCGGCAGAGCGTATTGAACCGAAATTTGCAGGTCAGTCGCCAGCAAAAGCAAGCATCGACAACCAAAACTCAAGCGGCGAAATCAAACGATCTATCCCAGCTCAAAAATGTGTTTGCCAAAATTTATGGGACGGAAATGAGCGCCCAGGCCCGCGGTCGATTGTTTGAGGATTTCTTAAAGCTCACATTCGATAAGCAAGGTGTTCAGATGGGTGAACCCTTTAGGATTATCGGTGAGCAGATTGACGGTTCGTTTAAATTTGAAGGCGAAAACTACATCGTCGAAGCTAAATGGCAGGATCCATCTACAGCGACAAATCAGCTCTACGGCTTTGCATTTAAAGTGGACGGAAAGATGCACGGCCGTGGTGTGTTTATCTCGGTGAATGGCTACTCTAACGAGAGTATAAAAGCAGTAGTTCACGGCAAGCATATCAAGACGATCCTCATCGACGGGCAAGACATCTCCTTTGTGCTGGAAGGTCAGATAAGTCTGGCGGAGATGCTCGATTTCAAAATCCGCGCTGCCCAAACGCGTGGCGAAGTCTATGTTTGTGCTCTCCGACGAAAAAGCAAAGTCTGA
- a CDS encoding DEAD/DEAH box helicase, whose protein sequence is MTTTFDQLGLSQPVLQALDLQGYKNPTPIQAQAIPPVLEGRDLLGIAQTGTGKTAAFMLPSIDNLRKADNQIPFKSCRMLVLAPTRELAGQIAQSAKDYGALAGLKVHSIVGGTSVNKDRNKLHRGCDILVATPGRLLDLIDQRAFNLDGVEILILDEADQMLDLGFIHALRKINELVPDDRQTLFFSATMPKQIKELVGKYCHDPVQVSVTPAASTAERIDQYLLMVQQDEKQTLLEMLLSAEYPVPGKLERVLVFARTKHGCDRVVKKLAQANIAANAIHGNKSQPQRERALAQFKSAKVPVLVATDVAARGIDIPGVSHVINYELPNVPEQYVHRIGRTARAGKDGVAIAFCAEDERQYLKDIRKQTDAEFERLPLPDNFRAVVEGVGPTKPAPKQQRGRVNPRPAGGSSGGPKRKHQSRAGRPQGGGQGSGQGSGQGGGQRRRNRRSGGGGGGGRG, encoded by the coding sequence ATGACTACCACTTTCGACCAGCTCGGTCTTTCGCAGCCCGTGCTGCAGGCGCTCGACCTGCAGGGGTACAAGAACCCCACCCCGATCCAGGCGCAGGCAATTCCGCCGGTGCTGGAAGGGCGCGACCTGCTCGGGATTGCGCAGACGGGCACCGGCAAGACCGCTGCTTTCATGCTGCCCAGCATCGATAATCTGCGCAAGGCCGACAACCAGATCCCGTTCAAATCCTGCCGTATGCTGGTGCTTGCACCCACGCGCGAGCTGGCCGGGCAGATCGCTCAGTCGGCCAAGGATTACGGCGCATTGGCGGGCCTCAAGGTCCATTCCATCGTCGGCGGCACTTCGGTCAACAAGGATCGCAACAAGCTGCATCGCGGCTGCGATATCCTCGTCGCCACGCCGGGCCGCTTGCTCGACCTGATCGATCAGCGCGCCTTCAACCTCGATGGCGTGGAAATCCTGATTTTGGACGAGGCCGACCAGATGCTCGACCTCGGATTCATCCATGCGCTGCGCAAGATCAACGAGCTGGTGCCCGACGATCGCCAGACGCTGTTTTTCAGCGCCACCATGCCGAAACAGATCAAGGAACTGGTCGGCAAATATTGTCATGATCCGGTTCAGGTCAGCGTTACCCCCGCCGCCAGTACGGCGGAGCGGATCGACCAGTACCTGCTGATGGTCCAGCAGGACGAGAAGCAGACGCTGCTCGAAATGCTGCTATCCGCCGAATATCCCGTGCCGGGCAAGCTGGAGCGGGTGCTGGTTTTTGCCCGCACCAAGCATGGCTGCGACCGCGTGGTGAAGAAGCTGGCGCAAGCCAATATCGCCGCCAATGCGATCCACGGCAACAAAAGCCAGCCGCAGCGCGAACGCGCGCTCGCGCAGTTCAAGTCTGCCAAGGTGCCGGTGCTGGTCGCAACCGATGTCGCTGCGCGCGGGATCGATATTCCCGGTGTCAGCCACGTCATCAATTACGAGCTGCCCAACGTGCCGGAACAATATGTCCACCGCATCGGGCGCACCGCGCGTGCGGGCAAGGACGGCGTGGCCATCGCTTTTTGCGCCGAGGATGAGCGCCAGTATCTCAAGGATATCCGCAAGCAGACCGACGCCGAGTTCGAGCGCCTTCCGCTGCCGGATAATTTCCGCGCCGTGGTCGAAGGTGTCGGCCCGACCAAGCCTGCGCCCAAACAGCAGCGCGGCCGCGTGAATCCGCGCCCCGCCGGCGGCAGTTCGGGCGGCCCCAAGCGCAAGCACCAGAGCCGTGCCGGCCGTCCGCAAGGTGGGGGCCAGGGTTCGGGCCAGGGTTCGGGCCAGGGTGGCGGCCAACGTCGCCGCAATCGCCGCAGCGGCGGCGGTGGGGGCGGCGGGCGCGGCTAA
- the gorA gene encoding glutathione-disulfide reductase, producing the protein MAAEDQSNYDYDLFTIGAGSGGVRASRVSAAHGAKVAIAEEHRVGGTCVIRGCVPKKMLVYGAHFAEDLEDCQKFGWTVEGKSFDWITLRDNVLADVDRLEGAYTETLENHDVTIFKNRAKLTGPHEMTLDDGKVVTAKHILIATGARPRLPDCDGIEYGMTSNEAFHLDKLPKRVIIAGGGYIANEFAGIFNEFGSDVCVVNRGDQLLRGYDEAVRDRLLQISIMKGIDFKFNTTFEYIKECPEGGYFVKLANCDEEHADLVMFAVGRVPNTEGLGLEDIGVKLGENGEIEVDQYSKTSLDHIYAVGDVTDRVQLTPVAIREGQAFADTVFGDGDPVAVDHGCIASAVFSHPPIAAVGMTEGEAKNALGSVRVYISDFRPMKNVLAGRNERSLMKMICDGDSDRIVGIHMIAPEAPEMMQAAAIAVKAGLTKADFDATTAIHPTMAEELVLMR; encoded by the coding sequence ATGGCCGCCGAAGACCAATCTAATTACGATTACGACCTTTTCACCATTGGGGCCGGCTCCGGCGGGGTTCGCGCCAGCCGCGTATCCGCAGCGCATGGCGCGAAGGTCGCAATTGCGGAGGAACACCGGGTCGGCGGAACCTGCGTCATCCGCGGCTGCGTTCCCAAGAAGATGCTGGTCTACGGCGCCCATTTTGCCGAGGATCTGGAGGATTGCCAGAAATTCGGCTGGACTGTGGAAGGCAAGAGCTTCGACTGGATCACGCTGCGCGATAACGTGCTGGCCGATGTGGACCGGCTGGAAGGCGCCTATACCGAGACGCTGGAAAACCACGATGTCACCATCTTCAAGAACCGCGCAAAGCTGACCGGCCCGCACGAGATGACGCTGGACGATGGCAAGGTCGTCACTGCCAAACATATCCTCATCGCAACCGGCGCGCGCCCGCGCCTGCCCGATTGCGACGGGATCGAATATGGCATGACCTCGAACGAGGCGTTCCATCTCGATAAGCTTCCGAAGCGGGTGATCATCGCCGGCGGCGGCTACATCGCCAATGAATTTGCGGGGATTTTCAACGAATTCGGCAGCGATGTTTGCGTCGTCAATCGCGGCGATCAGCTGCTGCGCGGCTATGACGAGGCGGTGCGCGATCGCCTGCTGCAGATCTCGATCATGAAAGGCATCGATTTCAAGTTCAACACCACTTTCGAATATATCAAGGAATGCCCCGAAGGCGGCTATTTCGTGAAGCTGGCGAATTGCGACGAGGAACATGCCGACCTGGTGATGTTCGCGGTCGGCCGCGTGCCCAATACCGAAGGGCTTGGGCTGGAAGATATCGGCGTGAAGCTTGGCGAGAATGGCGAGATCGAGGTCGATCAATACAGCAAGACCAGCCTCGATCACATCTATGCCGTGGGCGATGTGACGGACCGCGTCCAGCTGACGCCTGTCGCCATTCGAGAAGGGCAGGCCTTTGCCGACACGGTGTTCGGCGATGGCGATCCGGTGGCGGTCGATCATGGCTGCATCGCCAGCGCAGTATTCAGCCACCCGCCCATCGCGGCGGTCGGCATGACCGAAGGCGAGGCGAAGAACGCGCTTGGCAGCGTGCGCGTCTATATCTCGGATTTCAGGCCGATGAAAAACGTGCTTGCCGGTCGTAACGAACGCAGCCTGATGAAGATGATCTGCGACGGCGATAGCGACCGGATCGTGGGCATCCACATGATCGCTCCCGAAGCGCCCGAAATGATGCAGGCGGCAGCAATCGCGGTGAAAGCCGGGCTGACCAAGGCCGATTTCGACGCGACCACCGCCATCCACCCGACCATGGCGGAAGAGCTGGTATTGATGCGGTAA
- a CDS encoding NAD-dependent epimerase/dehydratase family protein gives MAKTVLVTGGTGYIAGELIRQLLERDWTVRTTVRNKAKSEADLKARFGRHVEVFQAELMDDAGWADAVAGCTHVAHVASPIAASTPKDENEMIVPAREGTLRALRFACEAKVHRFVQTSSMAAVAYGRSEKEYTVDESDWTDVDHGDVYPYVKSKTIAERDARQWVAENCPDMEFVSVNPSMVLGPVENADFSPSVEAVKQLLDGSMPMAPDLGFAVVDTRDVAALHVKCLEEPGLRGERFLAAGRFMKMIEVGEVLRANLPADQARKVPTKVMPNWLVHILALFNKGVASIKGELGKSRHVDASHAEKKLGWKTRPEEESITDCAKSLIAHGVVKV, from the coding sequence ATGGCGAAAACGGTTCTGGTCACGGGCGGCACGGGTTACATTGCAGGCGAGCTGATCCGGCAATTGCTGGAGCGAGACTGGACCGTCCGCACGACCGTGCGAAACAAGGCGAAAAGCGAGGCCGATCTCAAGGCGCGCTTCGGCCGGCATGTCGAGGTGTTTCAGGCAGAGCTGATGGACGATGCTGGCTGGGCCGATGCGGTCGCCGGCTGCACCCATGTCGCCCACGTCGCCAGCCCGATCGCCGCATCGACGCCAAAGGACGAAAACGAGATGATCGTGCCCGCCCGCGAAGGCACGCTACGCGCGCTGCGCTTCGCCTGCGAGGCGAAGGTCCATCGGTTCGTCCAGACCAGTTCGATGGCGGCGGTTGCCTATGGTCGCAGCGAGAAGGAATATACCGTCGATGAGAGCGACTGGACCGATGTCGATCACGGCGACGTCTATCCCTATGTGAAATCGAAAACCATTGCGGAACGCGATGCCCGGCAGTGGGTCGCCGAAAACTGTCCGGATATGGAATTCGTCTCGGTCAATCCGTCGATGGTTCTGGGGCCGGTCGAAAATGCAGATTTCTCGCCCAGCGTGGAGGCGGTGAAGCAGCTTCTCGACGGATCGATGCCGATGGCACCGGACCTGGGTTTTGCCGTGGTCGACACGCGCGACGTGGCGGCGCTGCATGTCAAATGCCTGGAGGAGCCGGGCTTGCGCGGAGAACGCTTCCTGGCGGCCGGGCGGTTCATGAAAATGATCGAAGTGGGCGAGGTGCTGCGCGCCAACCTGCCGGCGGATCAGGCCAGGAAAGTGCCGACAAAGGTCATGCCGAACTGGCTGGTCCACATATTGGCGCTGTTCAACAAGGGCGTTGCCTCGATCAAGGGGGAACTCGGCAAGAGCCGCCATGTCGATGCCAGCCATGCGGAAAAAAAGCTCGGTTGGAAAACGCGGCCCGAAGAAGAGAGCATCACCGATTGCGCCAAGAGTCTGATTGCGCATGGCGTGGTAAAGGTCTGA
- a CDS encoding acyl-CoA carboxylase subunit beta: protein MSANIAEMERRREEAHLGGGQKRIDAQHAKGKLTARERLDVLLDEGSFEELDTYVVHDCTDFGMENQKITGDGVVTGSGTINGRLVYVFSQDFTVFGGSLSKRHAEKICKVMDTALKIGAPVIGINDSGGARIQEGVASLGGYAEVFQRNVLASGVVPQLSLIMGPCAGGAVYSPAMTDFIFMVKDSSYMFVTGPEVVKTVTNEEVTQEELGGAVTHTTKTSVADIAFENDIETLLATRNFFDYLPLSNREEVPERPTSDPWDREEHSLDTLIPDNANQPYDMHEVIRKTLDEGDFFEIQPAHAANIICGFGRVEGRTVGVVANQPMVLAGVLDINSSKKAARFVRFCDAFDIPILTFVDVPGFLPGTAQELGGIIKHGAKLLFAYAEATVPKITVITRKAYGGAYDVMASKHLRGDLNYAWPTAEIAVMGAKGAVEIIFRQDRGDAEKIAEKTKEYEDRFANPFVAAQRGYIDEVIYPHSTRKRIALGLRKLRGKQLENPWKKHDNIPL from the coding sequence ATGTCCGCCAATATTGCCGAGATGGAACGCCGCCGCGAGGAAGCTCACCTTGGCGGCGGGCAGAAGCGTATCGATGCCCAACATGCCAAGGGCAAGCTGACCGCGCGCGAGCGGCTCGACGTGCTGCTGGACGAAGGCAGCTTCGAGGAACTGGACACCTATGTCGTCCATGACTGCACCGATTTCGGCATGGAGAACCAGAAGATTACCGGCGATGGGGTGGTCACCGGAAGCGGCACGATCAATGGCCGGCTTGTTTACGTCTTCAGCCAGGATTTCACCGTGTTCGGTGGCTCGCTGTCCAAGCGCCATGCGGAAAAGATCTGCAAGGTCATGGACACCGCGCTGAAGATCGGCGCGCCCGTCATCGGCATCAACGATTCCGGCGGCGCGCGCATTCAGGAAGGCGTGGCCAGCCTGGGCGGCTATGCCGAAGTGTTCCAGCGCAATGTGCTCGCCAGCGGCGTGGTGCCGCAGCTCAGCCTGATCATGGGGCCATGCGCGGGCGGGGCGGTTTATTCCCCGGCCATGACCGACTTTATCTTCATGGTGAAGGATAGCAGCTACATGTTCGTCACCGGCCCCGAAGTGGTGAAAACGGTCACCAACGAGGAAGTCACGCAGGAGGAGCTGGGCGGCGCGGTTACGCACACGACCAAGACCAGCGTGGCCGACATTGCTTTTGAGAACGATATCGAAACGCTGCTCGCGACCCGCAATTTCTTCGATTACCTGCCGCTGTCCAACCGCGAAGAGGTGCCGGAGCGTCCGACCAGCGATCCGTGGGACCGCGAAGAACACAGCCTCGACACGCTGATCCCCGACAATGCCAACCAGCCTTACGACATGCATGAAGTCATCCGTAAGACGCTGGACGAAGGCGACTTTTTTGAAATTCAGCCCGCCCATGCCGCCAATATCATCTGCGGCTTCGGCCGGGTGGAGGGCCGCACCGTGGGCGTCGTGGCGAACCAGCCGATGGTGCTCGCCGGGGTGCTGGATATCAATTCATCGAAGAAAGCCGCGCGCTTCGTGCGGTTCTGCGATGCGTTCGATATCCCGATACTGACTTTCGTCGATGTGCCCGGTTTCCTGCCCGGCACCGCGCAGGAATTGGGCGGCATCATCAAGCACGGTGCGAAGCTGCTGTTCGCCTATGCCGAGGCGACCGTGCCCAAAATCACCGTCATCACCCGCAAGGCCTATGGCGGCGCATATGACGTGATGGCATCGAAGCATTTGCGCGGCGATTTGAACTACGCTTGGCCCACCGCCGAAATCGCGGTGATGGGGGCGAAGGGCGCGGTGGAGATTATCTTCCGCCAGGACCGCGGCGATGCGGAAAAAATCGCCGAGAAGACCAAGGAATATGAAGACCGCTTCGCCAATCCCTTCGTGGCGGCACAGCGCGGCTATATCGACGAGGTGATCTACCCGCATTCAACCCGCAAGCGCATCGCGCTCGGTCTGCGCAAGCTCCGCGGCAAGCAGCTCGAGAACCCCTGGAAAAAGCACGATAACATCCCGCTTTGA
- the mce gene encoding methylmalonyl-CoA epimerase, with protein MKLGRLNHIGIATPSLDDSIAFYRDIMGATDITEVQQMPEQGVKLCFVNTPTAGGAIGEGTQLELIEPMGDNSPVAAFLAKNPAGGQHHVCYEVPDIEQARSEFEAMGKRILGPTRIGAHGTPIFFLHPKDMMGQLTEIMETPGDVAH; from the coding sequence ATGAAACTCGGCCGTTTGAACCATATCGGCATTGCCACGCCTTCGCTCGATGACAGCATCGCCTTTTACCGCGATATCATGGGCGCCACCGACATTACCGAGGTTCAGCAAATGCCCGAACAGGGCGTGAAACTGTGCTTCGTCAACACGCCCACCGCTGGCGGGGCGATCGGCGAAGGCACCCAGCTCGAACTGATCGAACCGATGGGCGACAATTCGCCCGTAGCCGCGTTTCTGGCGAAGAACCCTGCCGGAGGCCAGCATCACGTCTGCTACGAAGTGCCCGATATCGAACAGGCACGCTCCGAATTCGAGGCGATGGGAAAACGTATTCTCGGCCCGACGCGGATCGGGGCGCATGGCACGCCCATTTTCTTCCTCCACCCGAAAGACATGATGGGCCAGCTCACCGAGATCATGGAAACGCCGGGGGACGTCGCCCACTGA